Proteins co-encoded in one Conger conger chromosome 4, fConCon1.1, whole genome shotgun sequence genomic window:
- the vill gene encoding LOW QUALITY PROTEIN: advillin (The sequence of the model RefSeq protein was modified relative to this genomic sequence to represent the inferred CDS: substituted 1 base at 1 genomic stop codon), which produces MSQETPEAFRNVRSNPGLQIWTINNMEMVPVPREAFGNFFEGDCYIVLHVSNDSAHSKNIHYWIGNTSSQDEQGAAAIYVTQLDEFLGGSPIQHREVQGFESSKFQSYFKNGIVYKKGGVASGFQHVETNVYNILRLLHIKGRKRVRATEVPVSWDSFNAGDIFLLDMGKVIVQWNGPQSNRREKLKAVLLAQDIRDRERGGRAQIGVVEGEDEGSSPELMKIMRAVLGPRDGRLKEAIPDTKPSGSQTGGVKLYNVSDASGSLVVQEVATQPLTQDLLRSTDCYIVDQGGASIAVWKGKGASREERSAALGRAVGFIKAKNYPSTTNVEVMAEGGESAMFKHLFKSWRDKNQAQGLGRTYSMGKIAKVSQEKFDVMELHARPELAAQQRMVDDASGEVQVWRIEHLELQELHPSSYGQFYGGDCYLILYTYKRSNQLQYILYMWLGRHATQDEITACAYQAVNVDNKYNGAPVQVRVTMGKEPRHFMAIFKGKLIIFEGGTGQPGVANPISGSARLFQMRGAHEFDTKATEVPARASSLNTNDVFLLNTDRVCFLWYGKGCSGDEREMGKYVADVLTKQDKQVVMEGQEPAEFWVELGGKAPYASDKRYRAGADDLFSXTFPHCKEPAHNPRLFECSNQTGRFLMTEVEDFAQEDLDEEDVMLLDTWEELFLWIGRSANEYEAKEAYTSTVEYLKTHPAGRDAGTPLITVKQGFEPPTFTGWFNAWDPHKWSGGNSYEEMKNKLGDMASISQITVVRGPVTSTLNVSGPGSSGASAPSMSPQLLLNRSPNELPDGGDPSKQEEYLSDAEFQARIGSSRKDFYRLPKWRQNQLKKLAGLF; this is translated from the exons ATGTCTCAAGAAACCCCAGAGGCCTTTAGAAATGTCCGCAGCAATCCTGGACTGCAGATATGGACCATAAAC AATATGGAGATGGTCCCTGTTCCACGGGAGGCTTTTGGGAATTTCTTTGAGGGCGATTGTTATATTGTGCTGCAT GTAAGCAATGACTCCGCTCACTCCAAGAACATCCATTATTGGATTGGGAACACCTCCTCGCAGGATGAGCAAGGGGCAGCGGCCATCTATGTTACCCAGCTGGACGAGTTTCTGGGTGGCAGCCCCATCCAGCACAGAGAGGTGCAGGGTTTTGAGTCCTCCAAATTCCAGAGCTACTTTAAAAACGGCATTGT CTACAAGAAAGGAGGGGTGGCGTCGGGTTTCCAGCACGTCGAGACGAACGTGTACAACATCCTGCGTCTGCTGCATATTAAAGGCAGGAAGCGCGTCAGGGCTACAGAG GTGCCTGTCTCCTGGGACAGTTTCAACGCAGGCGACATATTCCTGCTGGACATGGGAAAGGTGATTGTGCAGTGGAATGGCCCTCAAAGCAACAGAAGAGAGAAGCTAAAG GCAGTGCTCCTGGCCCAGGACATCCGTGACAGGGAGCGGGGTGGGCGCGCTCAGATCGGCGTGGTGGAGGGCGAGGATGAGGGATCCTCCCCGGAGCTGATGAAGATCATGAGGGCTGTGCTTGGCCCGAGAGATGGGAGGCTCAAAGAAGCCATCCCAGACACCAAGCCAAGTGGCAGCCAGACTGGCGGTGTCAAGCTCTACAA TGTCTCTGATGCCAGTGGCAGCCTGGTCGTCCAAGAGGTCGCTACACAGCCACTAACCCAGGATCTGCTCCGCTCCACG GACTGCTATATTGTGGACCAGGGCGGGGCCAGCATCGCGGTGTGGAAGGGGAAGGGAGCCTCCAGGGAGGAGCGGAGTGCAGCTTTGGGGAGGGCAGTG GGCTTCATTAAGGCGAAGAACTACCCCTCCACCACCAATGTAGAAGTGATGGCTGAGGGTGGGGAGTCGGCCATGTTTAAGCACCTCTTCAAGTCCTGGAGAGACAAGAACCAGGCTCAGGGCTTGGGCAGGACCTACTCTATGGGAAAGATTG CTAAGGTGAGCCAGGAGAAGTTTGACGTGATGGAGCTCCACGCTCGCCCTGAGCTGGCCGCCCAGCAGCGCATGGTGGACGATGCCTCTGGAGAAGTGCAG GTGTGGCGTATTGAGCACCTGGAGCTGCAGGAGCTTCACCCCAGCTCCTATGGCCAGTTCTATGGAGGAGACTGTTACCTGATTCTCTACACCTACAAAAGGAGCAACCAGCTACAGTACATCCTCTACATGTGGCTG GGGCGCCATGCCACCCAAGACGAGATAACTGCGTGTGCGTACCAGGCCGTCAACGTGGATAATAAGTACAACGGGGCACCCGTCCAGGTCAGAGTTACCATGGGCAAGGAGCCACGACACTTCATGGCAATTTTCAAGGGGAAGCTCATCATCTTTGAG GGTGGTACTGGACAACCTGGAGTGGCAAACCCTATCTCCGGCAGTGCTAGGCTGTTCCAGATGCGAGGGGCGCACGAGTTTGACACCAAGGCAACTGAGGTCCCAGCCCGCGCGTCTTCCCTCAACACCAACGACGTCTTCCTCCTGAACACAGACCGGGTCTGCTTCCTGTGGTATGGGAAG ggctgcagtggggacgagagagagatgggaaagTACGTGGCAGACGTCCTCACCAAGCAGGACAAGCAGGTGGTGATGGAGGGACAGGAGCCAGCTGAGTTTTGGGTGGAGTTGGGGGGGAAGGCTCCGTACGCCAGTGATAAAAGGTACAGAGCTGGTGCCGACGATTTGTTCAGCTGAACATTTCCACATTGCA AGGAGCCAGCCCACAATCCCCGGCTGTTTGAATGCTCCAATCAGACAGGCCGCTTCCTGATGACAGAGGTGGAGGACTTCGCCCAGGAGGACCTGGATGAGGAGGATGTCATGCTGCTTGACACTTGGGAAGAG CTCTTCCTGTGGATTGGCAGGTCAGCCAACGAATATGAAGCCAAGGAGGCATATACCAGTACAGTGGAGTACCTAAAGACCCACCCAGCAGGCAGGGACGCAGGGACACCCTTAATAACCGTGAAGCAGGGGTTTGAGCCTCCAACTTTCACCGGCTGGTTCAATGCCTGGGACCCTCATaagtggagt GGTGGAAATTCATatgaggaaatgaaaaacaagcttGGGGACATGGCATCTATTTCACAGATTACTGTTGTAA GAGGTCCGGTCACTTCCACGCTGAATGTTTCGGGGCCGGGCTCAAGTGGGGCTAGTGCTCCCAGTATGAGCCCCCAACTGCTGCTCAACAGGTCCCCAAATGAGCTGCCTGATGGAGGGGATCCTAGCAAGCAGGAG GAATACCTCTCGGATGCAGAGTTTCAGGCCAGGATCGGTTCTTCACGGAAGGATTTCTATCGCTTGCCTAAGTGGCGGCAAAATCAGCTAAAGAAGTTAGCTGGGCTTTTCTGA